From Pan paniscus chromosome 6, NHGRI_mPanPan1-v2.0_pri, whole genome shotgun sequence, one genomic window encodes:
- the LOC112437575 gene encoding small ribosomal subunit protein eS10-like, which yields MVSKNGAGETGYVHANEMKVGPLLHAKMNSKHIKDLNIRTKTSFPAPAPDPAAAEMLMPKKNRIAIYELLFKEGVMVAKKDVHMPKHPELADKNVPSLHVMKAMQSLKSRGYVKEHFAWRHFYWYLTSEGIQYLRDYLHLPPEIVPAILPHSRPETGRPWPKGLYVRSAVLPGADKKAEAGAGSATEF from the coding sequence atggtctcaaaaaatggtgctggagaAACTGGATATGTACATGCAAATGAAATGAAAGTTGGACCATTACTACatgcaaaaatgaactcaaaacacATCAAAGACCTCAACATAAGAACTAAAACTAGCTTTCCAGCCCCGGCCCCGGACCCTGCAGCCGCAGAGATGTTGATGCCTAAGAAGAACCGGATTGCCATTTATGAACTCCTTTTTAAGGAGGGAGTCATGGTGGCCAAGAAGGATGTCCACATGCCTAAGCACCCGGAGCTGGCAGACAAGAATGTGCCCAGCCTTCATGTCATGAAGGCCATGCAGTCTCTCAAGTCCCGAGGCTACGTGAAGGAACACTTTGCCTGGAGACATTTCTACTGGTACCTTACCAGTGAGGGTATCCAGTATCTCCGTGATTACCTTCATCTGCCCCCGGAGATTGTGCCTGCCATCCTACCCCATAGCCGTCCAGAGACTGGCAGGCCTTGGCCTAAAGGTCTGTATGTGAGGAGTGCTGTGCTACCTGGTGCCGACAAGAAAGCCGAGGCTGGGGCTGGGTCAGCAACCGAATTCTAG